One part of the Candidatus Poribacteria bacterium genome encodes these proteins:
- a CDS encoding T9SS type A sorting domain-containing protein translates to GVFKTYDFPGSQNTYFYALGNDGRAAGHYEDSEGHHRGIILQNGELRPYDFPGSVETEIWGISDETGNLTGNWIDASGVRRGFTGDIIVEYPGASETYADFINASGGMIGSYVDDEGTYTPYLRSGGSGDGRYVSFTPPTQETYEFFYVHGLTDTKISVSRGKVVGEVTRTYVGTFLGGLHELKVPGSVRTEGYNINQDASVVGHYDSPDGRRHGFIARLGTEEESDAFSNAYTVTLSKGLNMLSVPLAPWTPMTAKSLVALTGATTIITLDATTQRFIAWTPSAPDDGFSIEGGQGYIVNVPQVRNFAFVGAPWMDQMEESAPAAPAISTEMPREAWAFVVSGHLAGKPAFDGYRVSVRNLRTNSTITASVQGDYFTAATADLNRRSVIRVGDVVELRVIGPNGNVESQTLTFRVTPEHLANAVLSVRLDNISQPTQNLLLQNYPNPFNPETWIPYQLSEDSLVSVSIYDTTGQLVRTLSLGFQSAGFYNSRERAAYWDGRNAVGEPVASGLYFYTLTTGDFTATRKMLIRK, encoded by the coding sequence ATGGTGTTTTTAAGACGTATGATTTTCCGGGTTCACAGAACACTTATTTCTATGCTCTCGGTAATGATGGGCGTGCTGCCGGACACTATGAGGATAGCGAGGGGCACCACCGCGGTATCATCCTACAAAATGGCGAGTTGCGCCCATACGATTTTCCGGGCTCCGTTGAAACGGAGATATGGGGTATCAGTGATGAGACGGGGAATCTGACGGGTAATTGGATAGATGCTTCCGGCGTGCGTCGCGGATTCACGGGGGACATCATCGTTGAGTATCCGGGTGCATCGGAAACTTATGCCGATTTTATCAACGCGTCAGGGGGTATGATCGGCAGTTACGTAGATGACGAGGGTACATATACGCCATACCTACGCTCTGGAGGCTCTGGGGATGGCAGGTATGTATCTTTCACCCCTCCAACCCAAGAAACTTATGAATTCTTTTATGTGCACGGTCTCACCGATACAAAGATTTCCGTTTCCCGAGGCAAAGTGGTAGGTGAGGTTACCCGCACTTATGTCGGTACATTCCTTGGTGGGCTCCATGAATTGAAAGTTCCAGGCAGCGTTAGAACGGAAGGCTACAATATCAATCAGGACGCTTCTGTCGTTGGGCACTATGACTCTCCTGATGGGCGCAGACACGGATTTATTGCCAGACTCGGTACCGAGGAAGAGAGTGATGCTTTCAGCAACGCCTACACCGTCACGCTGTCTAAAGGGTTGAACATGCTTTCTGTGCCACTGGCACCCTGGACACCTATGACTGCTAAGAGTCTTGTCGCGCTCACAGGAGCGACAACCATCATCACCCTTGATGCCACAACTCAGCGGTTCATTGCTTGGACACCCAGTGCACCCGACGATGGTTTCTCAATTGAAGGTGGACAAGGCTATATCGTCAATGTTCCACAGGTTCGCAACTTTGCCTTCGTCGGTGCCCCTTGGATGGATCAAATGGAGGAAAGTGCTCCCGCAGCACCCGCCATATCCACCGAGATGCCACGGGAAGCGTGGGCATTCGTAGTCAGTGGACACTTAGCAGGCAAACCCGCATTTGATGGTTACCGAGTAAGCGTCCGTAACCTCAGAACAAATAGCACAATAACCGCCTCGGTACAAGGGGATTACTTCACGGCTGCAACTGCAGACTTGAATCGACGGAGCGTCATTCGAGTTGGAGACGTGGTTGAGTTGCGCGTCATCGGTCCGAATGGCAATGTGGAATCACAGACTCTCACTTTTAGAGTGACCCCTGAGCACCTCGCAAACGCGGTCTTATCTGTCCGGCTTGATAACATCAGTCAACCGACACAGAACCTCCTATTGCAGAATTATCCGAATCCGTTTAACCCAGAGACGTGGATTCCATATCAACTTTCCGAAGACAGTCTGGTATCGGTATCGATTTATGATACAACTGGTCAGTTGGTTCGGACGCTTTCGCTCGGTTTCCAATCCGCAGGTTTCTATAATAGTCGGGAGCGTGCGGCGTACTGGGACGGCAGAAACGCAGTCGGTGAACCTGTCGCAAGCGGTCTCTATTTCTACACGCTTACCACAGGCGACTTTACAGCAACACGCAAGATGTTGATACGGAAGTAG
- a CDS encoding DUF2806 domain-containing protein codes for MSDNPIMNIGDLAKPATTLIEKIADAGYILFGESYRIKQVAKAKAEAAVIEAESRIEITDLHRRAIHRWIEEEAQYQKNMEDITEKATHQLNEDADPHAIDNDWIAQFFDITRLISDDEVQNIWANILASEANNPGGFSIRTLNALKSIDKKEAEYFTRLCNFIVRIDREGSFSDFVPIVLNPNDKIYAQHGIHHNMLNHIQNDIGLIEFRYLLGAFHNYRILAEPIESLSITYHGQKLILKVPKGEYLYDDGKARVNLGSVTLTKVGFELCQICETKPINGFFEYMQTKLQDDINKTLKTE; via the coding sequence ATGTCAGATAATCCTATCATGAACATCGGGGACTTAGCAAAACCTGCTACTACTCTAATTGAGAAGATAGCAGATGCTGGATATATCCTTTTTGGTGAATCTTACCGGATCAAACAGGTCGCAAAAGCGAAAGCGGAGGCGGCAGTAATTGAAGCGGAATCCCGAATTGAGATAACCGACTTACACAGACGAGCAATACACCGATGGATTGAAGAAGAAGCACAATATCAGAAGAACATGGAAGACATCACTGAAAAAGCAACCCATCAGTTAAACGAAGATGCCGATCCTCATGCCATAGACAACGACTGGATTGCCCAATTTTTTGATATAACCCGATTAATATCTGATGATGAAGTGCAAAATATATGGGCAAATATTTTAGCCAGCGAAGCTAATAACCCTGGTGGTTTTTCTATCAGAACGCTTAACGCTTTAAAATCTATTGATAAAAAAGAGGCCGAATATTTTACAAGGTTATGCAACTTTATCGTAAGAATAGACAGAGAGGGCTCATTTTCGGATTTTGTCCCAATTGTACTTAATCCGAACGATAAAATATATGCACAACATGGAATTCACCACAATATGTTGAATCATATTCAAAACGATATTGGATTAATAGAGTTTCGTTATCTCCTGGGTGCATTTCACAATTATAGGATTTTGGCAGAACCAATAGAAAGTTTATCTATTACATATCACGGTCAAAAACTAATATTAAAAGTTCCTAAAGGTGAATATCTTTATGATGATGGCAAAGCTCGTGTTAATCTTGGAAGTGTAACATTAACGAAAGTTGGATTTGAACTTTGCCAAATTTGCGAAACCAAACCTATTAATGGATTCTTTGAATATATGCAAACAAAATTACAAGATGATATAAACAAAACTTTAAAAACGGAATAA
- a CDS encoding DUF4238 domain-containing protein, whose amino-acid sequence MAHHYVPRFYLKHFTCNTAESHVFSMGKDFTIHDELSPISNICGKKNYNTPDQEQTQSQLERRYAKILRELIEAVDQGEYNASAVDKFIKFFSLYCLRFFRPLPKGRLLYCPRKFRPLPNIRLCYNDNLTERSIPMAKRRKFTPKFKAEVVLEALRGETSQAELCRRYNLSENQVSTWKRQLLENAETFFESETDKSSSESAERIAQLEQLVGRLTQALEIQKKALTLLD is encoded by the coding sequence ATGGCACACCACTACGTCCCCAGATTTTACTTGAAACATTTCACTTGTAACACCGCTGAATCTCATGTCTTTTCGATGGGTAAGGATTTTACAATCCATGATGAATTAAGCCCAATAAGCAATATTTGTGGAAAGAAAAATTACAACACGCCTGATCAAGAGCAAACACAAAGTCAACTTGAAAGAAGGTATGCAAAAATACTAAGAGAACTTATCGAAGCAGTAGACCAAGGAGAATACAATGCTTCTGCTGTTGATAAGTTCATAAAGTTTTTTAGTTTGTACTGCCTACGGTTTTTTAGACCACTCCCTAAAGGAAGATTGTTGTACTGCCCCCGGAAATTTAGACCACTCCCTAATATAAGATTGTGCTACAATGACAATCTAACTGAAAGGAGCATTCCGATGGCGAAACGCAGAAAATTCACACCTAAGTTTAAAGCAGAGGTTGTGCTTGAGGCCCTCCGCGGTGAAACTTCACAAGCGGAACTCTGTAGACGCTATAACCTCAGCGAAAACCAAGTCTCCACATGGAAACGCCAACTTCTTGAAAATGCCGAAACCTTCTTTGAGTCGGAAACCGATAAGTCGTCAAGCGAGTCAGCGGAACGGATCGCTCAACTTGAGCAACTCGTTGGACGGTTGACGCAGGCACTGGAAATTCAAAAAAAAGCATTGACCTTGTTGGATTGA
- a CDS encoding DEAD/DEAH box helicase family protein produces MKFKFEANQDYQLKAIESVTNLLKGQSRVEVELQFENGTLFAAVPNCIDLDDEALLSNLKSVQAENNLDEDVEIEYIEEKIVTATGDKTVCFPNFSVEMETGTGKTYIYLRTILELFRFYGLKKFIVVVPSVAVREGVLKTLEITQDHLCRLYDNTPYRYYAYDSAYPAQVRQFALSDSVEIMVMTIDSFNKASNIIRQTTDRLQGETPIHLVQATRPILILDEPQNMVSELRVRALAALDPLFTLRYSATHRVSYNMVYRLTPAEAYRQGLVKRIEVDGVIQEDDVNQPLIRVNNIQSRKNSLTARLSVHKLMRDGTIKEQSITVKPGDNLSEETNRPEYNGYIVEEINLFSDFVRFTNGVEVERGESKGEDKEAIFETQIHLTIEEHFRKQERLKPLGIKVLSLFFIDRVDNYALETGVIRRLFKKSFNKLKQKYTGWRDVDVESVQAAYFAKRQTRSGEIIYEDSSTGEAKKDVEAYDLIMRDKERLLSFDEPTCFIFSHSALREGWDSPNVFQICPLNQTASEMKKRQEIGRGIRLAVDQSGNRVYDTRVNVLTVVANESYASYVDSLQTEMQEAYSDQELPPAPVDKRKRGVSKLKKAYIMKPEFKELWERIKHKTRYAVHVDTDLLVDKVVEALEESEIRPPRITATKALVQLDEQETFSALQMSGAKTMIDLAGRYPLPNLVDMMTHLLENTTPPTRLTKKTLLKIFSRIQRNQQAVLDNPHEFASVAVRVIKEKLTDQLVDGIRYEKIGECYEMCQFEIEIDSWENHLIPAKRSLYEKVIFDSEVEKEFVEGLEKLNFVKFYMKLPAFFKVPTPIGTYNPDWAIVVDYPDDEGQRLYLVRETKGTTNLDDLRSDERRKIECGKRHFREALGVDYEVVDSAQDLRIKS; encoded by the coding sequence ATGAAATTTAAATTTGAAGCGAATCAGGATTATCAACTCAAGGCAATAGAATCCGTGACGAACCTGTTAAAGGGACAATCCCGTGTTGAAGTTGAATTACAGTTCGAGAACGGAACGCTGTTTGCTGCTGTGCCGAATTGTATAGATTTGGACGATGAAGCCTTGTTAAGTAACCTAAAATCGGTACAAGCAGAAAATAATTTAGATGAGGATGTGGAAATTGAGTATATTGAGGAAAAAATAGTTACAGCTACTGGCGACAAGACCGTTTGCTTTCCTAATTTTTCCGTTGAAATGGAAACTGGAACTGGCAAAACCTATATCTACCTGCGAACTATACTGGAACTCTTTCGCTTTTACGGCTTGAAGAAATTCATTGTTGTCGTTCCTTCAGTTGCTGTCCGCGAAGGTGTACTGAAAACGTTGGAGATTACCCAAGATCACCTTTGCAGACTTTATGATAATACGCCCTATCGCTACTATGCCTACGATTCCGCGTATCCGGCACAAGTGCGCCAGTTTGCACTTTCAGATAGCGTAGAAATTATGGTGATGACGATTGACTCTTTTAATAAGGCATCAAATATCATTCGCCAGACTACTGACCGTTTACAGGGAGAGACCCCCATTCACCTTGTGCAGGCAACTCGACCGATATTAATTCTTGACGAACCGCAGAATATGGTCAGTGAATTACGCGTTAGGGCACTCGCAGCACTTGATCCACTCTTTACGCTACGTTATAGTGCAACACATCGAGTTTCATACAACATGGTTTATCGTCTAACACCTGCTGAAGCATATAGGCAAGGGTTAGTCAAACGGATAGAGGTTGACGGAGTTATACAGGAAGATGACGTTAATCAACCCCTTATCCGAGTGAACAACATTCAAAGCAGAAAGAATAGCCTAACGGCTCGGTTATCCGTTCATAAACTCATGCGTGATGGAACAATAAAGGAGCAATCCATAACGGTGAAGCCGGGGGACAACCTCTCTGAAGAAACAAACCGACCAGAATATAACGGTTACATTGTTGAAGAAATAAATCTGTTCAGTGATTTTGTTCGGTTTACTAATGGCGTTGAAGTTGAACGAGGCGAGTCAAAGGGCGAGGATAAAGAGGCGATCTTTGAAACACAGATCCATCTCACGATAGAGGAACATTTCCGTAAGCAAGAGCGTCTTAAGCCTCTTGGCATTAAGGTTTTATCACTCTTTTTTATAGACCGTGTTGATAATTATGCCCTCGAAACAGGTGTAATTCGTCGTTTGTTCAAAAAAAGTTTTAACAAGCTAAAACAAAAATACACGGGTTGGAGAGACGTAGACGTTGAAAGTGTGCAAGCCGCTTACTTTGCTAAGCGGCAAACAAGAAGCGGGGAAATTATTTACGAGGATAGCAGCACCGGTGAGGCAAAGAAAGATGTTGAGGCTTACGACTTGATTATGAGAGATAAGGAGCGATTGTTATCCTTTGATGAACCGACATGTTTTATTTTCTCACACTCTGCACTTCGAGAGGGATGGGATAGTCCTAACGTGTTTCAGATATGCCCCTTAAACCAGACGGCTTCTGAAATGAAGAAACGACAGGAAATCGGGCGTGGTATTCGGTTAGCAGTTGATCAGTCTGGGAACCGTGTTTATGACACACGGGTGAATGTTCTTACCGTTGTCGCAAATGAGAGTTACGCAAGTTATGTGGATAGCCTCCAAACGGAAATGCAAGAGGCATACAGCGATCAAGAGTTGCCGCCGGCTCCCGTTGACAAACGAAAACGAGGCGTTTCCAAGTTAAAGAAGGCGTACATAATGAAGCCGGAGTTCAAAGAATTGTGGGAACGTATCAAGCACAAAACCCGCTATGCTGTTCATGTGGATACAGATTTGCTCGTTGACAAGGTTGTTGAAGCCTTAGAAGAGTCTGAAATCCGTCCGCCACGTATTACAGCAACGAAAGCACTCGTTCAACTTGACGAGCAAGAAACCTTTTCAGCCTTACAAATGAGTGGCGCTAAAACTATGATAGACTTAGCAGGACGCTACCCGTTGCCAAATTTAGTTGATATGATGACACACCTACTGGAGAACACAACGCCCCCGACGCGTCTGACAAAGAAAACGCTTCTTAAGATTTTCAGTCGCATCCAAAGAAATCAGCAAGCAGTGCTGGACAACCCCCACGAATTTGCTTCCGTTGCGGTTCGTGTTATCAAAGAAAAACTCACCGACCAGTTGGTAGACGGGATAAGATACGAAAAGATTGGTGAGTGCTATGAGATGTGTCAATTTGAGATAGAAATAGATAGTTGGGAAAATCACCTCATTCCAGCAAAACGGTCACTCTATGAGAAAGTGATATTTGATTCGGAAGTTGAGAAAGAATTTGTTGAAGGCTTAGAGAAACTTAACTTTGTGAAATTTTATATGAAACTCCCAGCTTTCTTCAAAGTTCCTACGCCGATTGGAACATATAACCCCGATTGGGCTATCGTTGTGGATTATCCTGATGATGAGGGCCAGAGGTTATACCTGGTGCGTGAGACAAAGGGAACAACAAATCTTGACGATTTACGTTCGGATGAGCGCAGGAAAATTGAATGTGGTAAGCGACATTTCAGGGAGGCACTCGGTGTCGATTACGAAGTTGTTGACAGCGCGCAGGATTTACGTATTAAGTCTTAA
- a CDS encoding T9SS type A sorting domain-containing protein codes for MVTGLIAPGQLIFGIHVTKDEERAYPAWDVNTDGITNVLDLIAENDGSLAFRHGIENLRRLLALMLPEETALLPNYPNPFNPETWIPYRLSEPVDVTGHIYATNGVLVRTLALGHQVAGLYESRSRAAYWDGKNEVGEVVASGVYFYTLTAGNFTETRKMLIQK; via the coding sequence GTGGTTACAGGGTTGATCGCACCGGGACAACTCATTTTCGGTATCCACGTGACTAAAGATGAAGAACGCGCCTACCCGGCTTGGGATGTGAATACCGATGGGATTACGAATGTTCTCGATCTGATAGCTGAAAATGACGGATCGCTTGCATTCCGACACGGCATAGAGAATCTCCGACGACTTCTGGCATTGATGCTCCCCGAAGAGACAGCGTTACTGCCGAACTATCCGAACCCGTTCAACCCTGAAACATGGATACCGTACCGCCTTTCGGAACCTGTAGATGTGACGGGGCATATCTATGCTACAAATGGTGTCTTGGTTCGGACGCTGGCGTTAGGACATCAAGTTGCCGGTCTCTATGAGAGTCGGAGCCGTGCGGCATATTGGGATGGCAAAAATGAGGTCGGCGAAGTTGTGGCGAGTGGTGTCTATTTTTATACATTGACGGCAGGCAACTTTACCGAGACACGTAAAATGTTGATTCAAAAATAG
- a CDS encoding ParA family protein: MKTVAILSQKGGTGKTTIATNLCVAAEREGHTTALIDLDPQASATRWGDYREAKTPAIIATPVSRLTHYLQIAEENGATLVILDTAPNSGPDALDIARAASIVLIPCKPSMVDLDAIENTVKIAKIAEVPARVVLNCVDARSDLGNQARQVIRQYDVECAPCQLGQRVGFVHAFNHGTGVQEFEPRAKSSDEITALYAYLSKEMGG, encoded by the coding sequence ATGAAAACAGTAGCGATCCTTTCTCAGAAGGGTGGCACCGGCAAGACGACAATAGCAACGAATCTCTGTGTCGCCGCAGAACGCGAAGGGCATACCACCGCCCTGATTGACCTTGACCCGCAGGCGAGTGCAACCAGATGGGGCGATTATCGCGAAGCGAAAACACCAGCGATTATCGCGACACCCGTATCTCGATTGACACACTACCTACAGATAGCAGAGGAAAACGGCGCGACGCTGGTTATTTTGGATACCGCCCCGAATTCGGGACCCGACGCACTCGACATCGCACGGGCTGCGTCTATCGTCCTGATCCCGTGTAAGCCGTCTATGGTAGATTTAGACGCGATTGAAAACACTGTGAAAATAGCGAAAATAGCGGAAGTTCCGGCACGGGTCGTGTTGAATTGCGTCGATGCCCGTAGTGATCTCGGCAATCAGGCACGTCAAGTGATCCGTCAATACGATGTCGAGTGTGCACCGTGTCAATTGGGGCAGCGCGTCGGCTTTGTACATGCCTTCAATCACGGCACAGGCGTTCAGGAATTTGAACCGCGCGCGAAATCATCGGACGAAATTACAGCACTTTATGCATATCTCAGCAAGGAAATGGGGGGATAA
- a CDS encoding replication initiation protein — protein sequence MNLAKITEVVKASPAIQIQSKISLLQRRAWNVLLANAYNELPNQEIHCVSMVELAAKLGFDSKNEDYLKEVLRELRFCEVEWNLLNKDNKQVWGVAGLLASVEIEDGICTYAFAPHLRLKLYNPRVYAKLNLRLQNRFKSQYALVLWELCFDYFDTDRDQGETPFISLETFRELLGIESDEYPAFSIFNRAVIKPAIKEINKETDYFVGVEQKRVKRRVGELKFRITKVKQISIQESLFPDIENLPPVAIELVQADVDRKVALNIANHEWDFINSQKLPPPGTYSDFLEYVAEKVEISLNAADVKNRGGFIVEAIRENYIDPAVQKERELRAEKAKEKELEDLTAEFKVKRDNILRQAVHAQPELIERAAERIQSYMVRDRLLEHDSAIEAYQKGGMIKAEIDGILAEEFCQDLLVPVVAVYEDEKARILGEVGVQGNS from the coding sequence ATGAACTTAGCGAAAATCACCGAAGTCGTGAAGGCAAGTCCAGCGATTCAAATTCAGAGCAAAATTTCGCTACTGCAACGGCGGGCATGGAATGTCTTGTTGGCGAATGCCTACAACGAACTTCCAAACCAAGAAATTCATTGTGTGAGTATGGTTGAATTAGCAGCGAAACTTGGTTTTGATAGCAAGAACGAGGATTACTTAAAAGAAGTGTTAAGAGAACTCCGTTTTTGTGAAGTCGAATGGAATCTCCTTAACAAGGACAACAAACAAGTATGGGGCGTAGCGGGTCTATTGGCTTCTGTCGAAATCGAAGATGGCATCTGTACCTATGCGTTTGCACCGCATCTTCGTCTAAAACTCTATAATCCACGCGTCTACGCCAAGTTGAACTTACGGCTCCAAAATCGGTTCAAAAGCCAGTATGCGTTGGTTTTATGGGAACTCTGTTTTGACTATTTTGATACAGATCGGGACCAAGGCGAAACTCCTTTCATTTCACTCGAAACGTTTAGAGAACTTCTCGGAATCGAAAGTGATGAGTATCCAGCATTCAGTATATTCAACCGAGCTGTTATCAAGCCAGCTATCAAGGAAATCAACAAAGAAACAGACTATTTCGTCGGAGTCGAGCAGAAACGCGTCAAACGTCGGGTCGGTGAACTCAAATTCCGAATTACTAAGGTCAAACAAATCTCCATTCAGGAATCCCTCTTTCCTGATATAGAGAACCTTCCCCCTGTTGCCATTGAACTTGTCCAAGCCGATGTTGATCGGAAAGTCGCCTTGAACATTGCCAACCACGAATGGGACTTCATCAACTCCCAAAAGTTGCCGCCTCCCGGTACCTACTCGGATTTTCTGGAGTATGTCGCTGAGAAGGTTGAGATCTCGCTTAATGCCGCAGATGTCAAGAATCGTGGCGGGTTCATCGTTGAGGCGATCCGTGAAAACTATATTGATCCCGCCGTGCAGAAGGAACGCGAACTGCGCGCCGAAAAAGCCAAAGAAAAAGAACTCGAAGACTTGACGGCAGAATTCAAAGTCAAACGCGATAATATCCTTCGCCAAGCCGTCCACGCACAGCCCGAACTCATTGAGCGTGCCGCGGAAAGAATACAATCTTATATGGTCCGGGACCGCCTCCTTGAACATGATTCTGCTATAGAGGCATATCAGAAGGGCGGTATGATAAAAGCAGAAATTGATGGCATCCTCGCTGAAGAGTTCTGTCAAGACCTGCTGGTACCAGTTGTTGCTGTGTATGAAGACGAAAAGGCAAGAATCCTCGGAGAAGTCGGAGTTCAAGGAAATAGTTAG
- a CDS encoding site-specific DNA-methyltransferase, which produces MAKPEKVEKFTTSALDERVEDLKELFPECFTEGKVDFQKLREVLGEVVEDEFERYNFTWAGKRDAIRMLRVPSSSTLIPMQQESVNFDETRNLFIEGENLEVLKLLCKPYDRRIKVIYIDPPYNTGKEFVYPDNYRSPMDTYYQLTGQKDADGNLLTNNAETNGRYHSDWLSMMHPRLFTAKQLLRDDGLIFVSIDDHEVHNLRMLMNEVFGEENFISSIIWQKKYTRSNDAKWFSNNHDYILVFARNKEKLKLNLLPRTDDQKVSYSNPDNDPRGVWKATPLHAKSGKKQSLFKYTFKNGVVWSPPPGRFPRYSRETLDELDANNEIWFGKEGKSTPSKKSYLSEVKSGITPVTIWLNDEVGNTHEANNELKALLGGGIFDNPKPTTLIKQILQLSTSPSDGDIVLDFFAGSCTTADAVLDLNREDGGNRRFICVQLPEPLEPPKKLEDGPILSSVADIGKERIRRAITRIQQKDDHDEASNQIGVKMFKLSPSNYRSWQGCDEKDFDAYTQKMALFNDPLVDDWSVEDVIYEIAITEGYGLNCRIELLENICVNTVYSVTDFDKEQTFKICLDDTIDPGISKELNLDIQDLFICRDVALNDGQKANLALQGRLKII; this is translated from the coding sequence ATGGCAAAACCAGAAAAGGTTGAAAAATTTACAACATCTGCATTAGATGAACGGGTGGAAGACCTAAAAGAGTTGTTTCCAGAGTGTTTTACTGAAGGTAAGGTAGACTTTCAGAAACTCCGTGAGGTCTTAGGAGAGGTTGTGGAGGACGAATTTGAACGCTATAATTTTACATGGGCAGGAAAACGTGATGCAATACGTATGCTTCGAGTTCCTTCTTCTTCAACTTTGATTCCGATGCAACAGGAATCTGTAAATTTTGATGAGACGCGGAACCTTTTTATTGAAGGCGAAAATTTGGAAGTATTGAAATTGCTATGTAAGCCTTATGATCGTCGCATCAAGGTAATTTACATTGATCCGCCCTATAACACTGGTAAAGAGTTTGTTTATCCTGATAATTATAGGAGTCCAATGGATACCTATTATCAACTTACTGGACAAAAAGACGCAGATGGCAATTTGCTTACTAATAACGCTGAAACGAACGGACGTTACCATTCAGACTGGCTTTCGATGATGCATCCTCGTTTATTTACAGCGAAACAGTTGCTGCGCGATGACGGTTTAATTTTTGTCAGTATTGACGACCATGAAGTGCATAATCTACGGATGTTAATGAACGAAGTTTTTGGAGAAGAGAATTTTATCTCAAGCATCATTTGGCAAAAGAAGTATACAAGGAGTAACGATGCAAAATGGTTCTCGAATAACCATGATTATATCTTGGTTTTCGCGCGCAACAAAGAAAAACTTAAGCTTAATTTATTGCCCCGCACTGATGACCAAAAAGTAAGTTACTCGAATCCCGATAATGATCCAAGAGGCGTATGGAAAGCGACGCCGCTTCACGCAAAAAGCGGAAAAAAACAATCGCTTTTTAAATATACATTTAAGAATGGTGTTGTTTGGTCGCCCCCTCCCGGAAGATTTCCACGCTATTCAAGGGAAACGCTTGATGAACTTGATGCAAATAATGAGATTTGGTTTGGTAAAGAAGGGAAATCTACACCGTCTAAGAAAAGTTACCTCTCCGAGGTTAAGTCTGGAATTACACCTGTCACTATATGGTTAAATGATGAGGTCGGAAATACCCATGAGGCGAATAATGAATTAAAGGCTCTTCTTGGCGGTGGGATTTTCGATAATCCTAAACCGACCACCTTGATAAAGCAGATATTACAACTCTCAACATCACCTTCCGATGGAGATATTGTTCTTGATTTTTTTGCTGGATCTTGTACGACAGCAGATGCCGTATTAGACTTGAATCGAGAAGATGGAGGTAATAGAAGGTTTATTTGCGTTCAATTGCCCGAACCACTGGAACCGCCAAAAAAATTGGAAGATGGTCCTATCTTATCCAGTGTTGCTGATATTGGCAAGGAACGTATTCGACGCGCTATTACGAGGATACAACAGAAAGACGATCATGATGAAGCATCTAATCAAATCGGAGTCAAAATGTTCAAACTATCACCTTCCAATTATCGTTCATGGCAGGGCTGCGACGAAAAGGATTTTGATGCATATACCCAAAAAATGGCTCTGTTTAATGACCCTTTGGTAGACGATTGGAGTGTAGAAGATGTCATTTATGAAATTGCTATAACGGAAGGCTATGGTTTAAATTGTCGTATTGAACTTCTGGAAAATATCTGCGTGAACACCGTTTATAGTGTGACCGATTTTGACAAAGAGCAAACTTTCAAAATATGCTTAGATGACACGATTGATCCCGGGATTTCTAAAGAACTGAATCTTGATATACAAGATCTCTTTATTTGCCGTGATGTCGCGCTAAATGACGGACAGAAAGCGAATTTAGCCTTGCAAGGTCGTTTGAAAATTATCTGA